A window of Esox lucius isolate fEsoLuc1 chromosome 18, fEsoLuc1.pri, whole genome shotgun sequence contains these coding sequences:
- the syncrip gene encoding heterogeneous nuclear ribonucleoprotein Q isoform X2: MSGDMATDQVTDHVNGNVTEEPMDTTTVETPEAVNHSDHFQALLDSGLPQKIAEKLDEIYLAGLAAHSDLDERAIEALKEFDEEGAFHVLLQFKESDLSHVQNKSAFLCGVMKTYRQREKHGTKVSDTTKGPDEAKIKALLDRTSYTLDVTTGQRKYGGPPPEAVYSGAQPTVGTEIFVGKIPRDLFEDELVPLFEKAGPIWDLRLMMDPLSGLNRGYAFITFCTKEAASEAVNLCNNHEIRPGKHIGVCISVANNRLFVGSIPKSKTKDQIVEEFAKVTEGLHDVILYHQPDDKKKNRGFCFLEYEDHKTAAQARRRLMSGKVKVWGNVVTVEWADPIEDPDPEVMAKVKVLFVRNLANSVTEEILEKSFGQFGKLERVKKLKDYAFIHFDERDGAVKALAEMNGKDLEGEHIDIVFAKPPDQKRKERKAQRQVAKTNMYDDYYYNYGPPQLPPPTRGGRGRGVGRGGYSYAPDYYGYEDYYDYYGYDYHNYRGGYEDPYYAYDDFQAPVRGRGGRGARGAPPARGRGGSGSPRARGVYSPRGGGPGSGRGGVRGARGGAQQRGRGGVRGVRGGRGGNVGGKRKADGYNQPDSKRRQTNNQNWGSHPIAQQPLQGGDHSGNYGYKSDNQEFYRDSYGQQWK, translated from the exons ATGTCTGGAGACATGGCGACTGATCAGGTGACCGATCATGTAAATGGAAATGTTACTGAGGAACCAATGGACACAACTACAGTGGAGACACCTGAAGCTGTTAACCATTCAGACCATTTCCAGGCTTTATTAGACTCTGGTTTACCACAGAAAATTGCAGAGAAATTAGATGAAATTTACTTAGCAG GCCTGGCTGCGCACAGTGACCTAGATGAAAGGGCTATTGAAGCATTGAAAGAATTTGACGAGGAAGGTGCCTTCCATGTCCTGCTTCAGTTCAAGGAGAGCGATCTGTCGCATGTGCAA AACAAAAGTGCCTTTCTCTGTGGAGTAATGAAGACTTACAGGCAGAGGGAGAAGCATGGGACCAAAGTTTCAGACACCACAAAAGGACCAGATGaggcaaaaataaaa GCTCTGCTTGATAGAACCAGCTATACGCTTGATGTGACGACGGGTCAACGGAAATATGGAGGACCCCCTCCAGAGGCAGTGTATTCAGGTGCTCAGCCCACTGTTGGAACTGAG ATATTTGTAGGGAAGATTCCTCGAGACTTGTTTGAGGATGAGCTGGTCCCACTCTTTGAGAAGGCAGGACCTATTTGGGATCTACGTCTTATGATGGACCCACTTAGTGGCCTAAACAGGGGCTATGCCTTCATCACTTTCTGCACTAAGGAGGCAGCCTCAGAGGCAGTAAACCTG tGTAACAATCATGAAATACGGCCCGGCAAACACATTGGAGTGTGTATATCTGTTGCCAATAACAGGCTCTTTGTCGGTTCCATCCCCAAGAGTAAAACGAAAGACCAGATTGTGGAGGAGTTTGCTAAAGTCACAG AGGGTCTTCATGATGTCATATTGTACCATCAGCCagatgacaaaaagaaaaacagaggttTTTGCTTCTTGGAATACGAGGACCACAAAACTGCTGCTCAGGCCAGACGGAGGCTAATGAGTGGCAAGGTGAAGGTCTGGGGAAACGTGGTTACTGTAGAATGGGCAGACCCTATTGAGGACCCGGATCCAGAGGTCATGGCCAAG GTCAAAGTTTTGTTTGTCCGAAACCTTGCAAACAGTGTCACAGAAGAAATACTTGAAAAATCCTTTGGTCAGTTTGGTAAACTGGAGCGAGTGAAAAAGCTAAAAGATTATGCCTTCATTCACTTTGATGAGCGGGACGGAGCAGTCAAG GCCCTGGCTGAAATGAATGGCAAAGACCTAGAGGGAGAGCACATTGACATAGTCTTTGCAAAGCCCCCCGATCAGAAGAGGAAAGAACGTAAAGCTCAGAGACAAGTagccaaaacaaacat GTACGATGACTATTATTACAACTACGGGCCGCCTCAGTTGCCGCCTCCTACAAGAGGAGGCCGGGGCAGAGGAGTTGGCAGGGGAGGGTATTCTTACGCCCCCGACTACTACGGCTACGAGGATTACTACGACTACTATGGCTACGACTACCACAACTACCGCGGCGGGTACGAGGACCCCTACTACGCCTACGACGACTTTCAGGCTCCCGTTAGAGGAAGGGGGGGCAGAGGTGCGCGCGGGGCACCCCCAGCCAGAGGCCGCGGCGGGTCGGGCTCCCCCAGGGCCCGAGGTGTCTACTCCCCGCGCGGCGGCGGCCCCGGGTCGGGCAGAGGCGGCGTGCGAGGTGCCAGGGGAGGCGCGCAGCAGAGAGGTCGCGGCGGGGTACGTGGTGTGAGGGGTGGCCGCGGTGGAAATGTGGGAGGAAAGCGCAAAGCTGATGGGTACAACCAGCCAGATTCCAAGCGGCGCCAGACCAATAATCAGAACTGGGGCTCTCATCCCATTGCTCAGCAACCGCTCCAAGGTGGTGATCATTCTGGTAACTATGGTTACAAATCTGACAACCAGGAGTTTTACCGGGATTCTTATGGGCAACAGTGGAAGTAG